The Leptospira johnsonii genome window below encodes:
- the queG gene encoding tRNA epoxyqueuosine(34) reductase QueG, whose translation MLLESKELLDELKDIAETNGFQLFGVAPAYVPSEDKENILHWVEEGRHGNMDWYPKNMNLRLELEGLGFKPESVIALGALYNDPEYENLDLPYRFSRYAMGEDYHSVLRKKASSLLEFLKKKFPNQKFRQGVDSLPVPEKILAREAGIGWIGKNTNLIHEEYGSFFFISLIFTDLPVRFVSVNAKDRCGTCRACIDSCPTGALEPYKIDARKCISYKTIEDRSEDVESLHGWVYGCDICQEICPWNQVKARKKGWKTEIGEFKIRDLFKKENLSDLDEKEFKSYFQDSAVSRISYKQMRRNLRVWERDSSKF comes from the coding sequence ATGCTTCTTGAAAGTAAAGAACTTCTGGATGAACTAAAGGATATCGCGGAGACAAATGGGTTCCAATTATTCGGAGTGGCCCCGGCCTACGTTCCGTCCGAAGACAAAGAGAATATTCTTCATTGGGTCGAAGAAGGTCGTCATGGAAATATGGATTGGTATCCTAAAAACATGAACCTTCGGTTGGAGTTAGAAGGACTTGGATTTAAACCTGAATCGGTGATTGCGTTAGGTGCGTTATACAATGATCCTGAATATGAAAATCTGGATCTTCCTTATCGATTTTCCAGATACGCGATGGGAGAGGATTATCATTCCGTTCTTCGTAAAAAAGCTTCCAGTTTATTGGAATTTCTAAAGAAGAAGTTTCCAAATCAAAAATTCAGACAGGGAGTGGACTCTCTTCCTGTTCCAGAGAAAATTTTAGCGAGAGAAGCAGGTATAGGTTGGATCGGAAAAAATACGAATTTGATCCATGAAGAATATGGGTCCTTCTTCTTTATTAGCCTGATCTTTACGGATCTTCCTGTCCGTTTTGTTTCCGTAAATGCAAAGGACAGATGTGGGACTTGCAGGGCCTGTATAGATTCTTGTCCTACCGGTGCGCTGGAACCTTACAAAATTGACGCTCGAAAATGTATATCTTACAAAACGATAGAAGATCGATCTGAGGATGTTGAATCTTTACATGGTTGGGTGTACGGTTGCGATATATGCCAAGAGATCTGTCCTTGGAACCAGGTAAAGGCGCGCAAGAAAGGTTGGAAAACTGAGATAGGTGAATTTAAGATCCGAGATCTTTTCAAAAAAGAAAATCTCTCGGACCTGGATGAGAAAGAATTCAAAAGTTATTTTCAGGACTCCGCCGTGAGTAGGATCTCCTACAAACAAATGAGAAGAAACTTAAGAGTTTGGGAAAGAGATTCTTCCAAATTTTGA
- a CDS encoding Pr6Pr family membrane protein: protein MQTSKLNLTLARLVFASTALICFVGVLLELWYAYHHKSSLPPNAGFTRTFGPGIDSLLNQFSFFTTQSNLILGFTTLLLALNLDRTSSSFHIWRLIGIIDITITGIVFNFVLQTVPKNDIIADTASHLEHDIAPILAVLGWIIFGPAKTVTLRRILLAAILPVAYAIFTLTRGAIMEWYPYNIMDVPRLGYPGVVINIVGIFVLFLLIAGFLALVDRLLPSKFGRISFPNS from the coding sequence ATGCAAACTTCTAAACTCAACCTTACCCTTGCCCGCTTAGTATTCGCTTCTACCGCTCTGATTTGTTTTGTAGGAGTTCTATTAGAACTATGGTATGCCTACCATCATAAATCCTCTCTTCCACCAAACGCAGGTTTTACTCGTACATTCGGTCCTGGGATTGACAGTTTATTAAATCAATTTTCATTTTTTACCACACAGTCCAATTTGATCTTGGGATTTACTACTCTACTTCTTGCATTAAATTTGGATCGGACCTCTTCTTCTTTTCATATTTGGCGTTTGATAGGGATCATCGATATTACTATCACTGGGATCGTTTTTAATTTCGTTCTACAGACTGTTCCTAAGAACGATATCATCGCTGATACAGCAAGTCACTTAGAACATGATATCGCTCCTATACTTGCAGTTCTTGGTTGGATTATTTTCGGGCCTGCAAAAACGGTAACTCTTCGCAGGATATTATTAGCAGCGATCCTTCCAGTCGCCTATGCAATATTCACTCTGACCAGAGGCGCCATTATGGAATGGTATCCTTATAATATTATGGATGTTCCTCGTTTAGGTTATCCAGGAGTGGTAATTAATATCGTAGGGATATTTGTTCTATTCTTATTGATCGCAGGATTTTTAGCGTTAGTAGATAGACTTCTTCCATCAAAATTTGGAAGAATCTCTTTCCCAAACTCTTAA
- a CDS encoding SDR family NAD(P)-dependent oxidoreductase, with protein sequence MEITNKTAVITGSAGGLGKEMALHFAKLGANIVLSDISADKLAEAKKDIEALGAKVIAVPTDVSKEKDAVELMEKAVSAFGSVDIAILNAGILRDGLLIKADKQTGKVASKMSLAEWQAVIDVNLTGVFLTGREAAVQMVNNGTKGVIIPIASVSMHGNPGQTNYSAAKAGVAAMTRLWAKELSRYGIRVAGIAPGFIATEMVMKDMNPEALKKWESQIPIGRLGRPDEIASTAVFIAQNDLVDGVVLEISGGVKI encoded by the coding sequence TTGGAAATAACAAATAAGACTGCCGTAATCACCGGTTCTGCCGGAGGTTTAGGCAAAGAGATGGCCCTTCATTTTGCGAAATTGGGAGCCAATATCGTTCTATCGGATATCTCCGCAGACAAACTAGCAGAAGCCAAAAAAGACATCGAAGCACTCGGCGCTAAGGTGATCGCAGTTCCGACAGACGTTTCTAAGGAAAAAGACGCTGTTGAACTCATGGAAAAAGCGGTTTCCGCATTCGGATCCGTGGACATCGCGATTTTGAATGCAGGTATCCTAAGAGATGGTCTCTTAATCAAGGCGGATAAACAAACTGGTAAAGTTGCCTCCAAAATGTCTTTGGCAGAATGGCAGGCAGTGATCGACGTTAACCTAACTGGAGTATTCCTAACAGGTAGAGAAGCTGCGGTCCAAATGGTAAATAACGGTACTAAAGGGGTAATCATCCCGATCGCTTCCGTATCCATGCACGGTAACCCTGGCCAGACCAATTATTCCGCCGCAAAAGCGGGTGTGGCAGCCATGACCAGGCTTTGGGCGAAAGAACTCAGCCGTTACGGTATCCGCGTTGCAGGGATTGCACCAGGATTCATCGCAACTGAAATGGTAATGAAAGACATGAATCCGGAAGCTCTCAAAAAATGGGAGTCCCAAATTCCGATCGGTAGATTGGGTAGACCGGATGAAATTGCAAGCACTGCGGTATTCATCGCTCAAAACGATCTGGTAGACGGAGTCGTTTTGGAAATTTCGGGAGGGGTCAAAATTTGA
- a CDS encoding AraC family transcriptional regulator yields the protein MNDILKEIAQLTTKASTEPTKTELPRVLIIKGEVSEHQLAAIYEPMIGLVVQGGKTISIGDQTIQLNAPSYFVITADIPATGKVQQGKAGPYISLGLQLEQDSILDLLNTLPQNFPEENGSDEFSACEASNEFLEAWVRMLRLLKTPEHIPALAPIYEREILYRALLGPQGWRLRKFCQAQGKGPTVYPAIRWIRENYTASMEIKRLAAKSRLGVTTFHRQFKQITGLSPVQFQKQLRLLEARKLLVYSAYSASRAAFEVGYESVTQFNREYSRFFGDSPARDASQLREKIALTNSRNL from the coding sequence ATGAACGATATCCTAAAAGAGATCGCCCAATTAACGACCAAGGCAAGCACCGAGCCGACTAAGACGGAATTGCCTAGAGTTTTGATCATTAAGGGAGAAGTATCCGAACACCAACTTGCAGCGATCTACGAACCTATGATCGGACTAGTCGTTCAAGGAGGCAAAACGATCTCTATAGGAGACCAGACAATCCAATTAAATGCGCCTTCTTATTTTGTGATCACCGCAGATATTCCTGCAACAGGAAAAGTGCAACAAGGAAAGGCCGGACCTTATATATCCTTAGGTCTTCAATTAGAACAAGATTCTATTTTAGATTTGTTGAATACTCTTCCCCAAAATTTTCCGGAAGAAAACGGCTCCGACGAGTTTTCGGCATGCGAAGCTTCGAACGAATTTTTAGAAGCTTGGGTCCGAATGCTCCGACTTCTAAAAACTCCGGAACATATCCCAGCACTTGCACCTATTTATGAAAGGGAAATACTCTATAGAGCCCTTCTTGGTCCACAAGGTTGGCGCTTAAGAAAATTCTGCCAAGCCCAAGGAAAGGGACCAACCGTATATCCAGCTATTCGATGGATTAGGGAAAATTACACAGCTTCTATGGAAATAAAACGTCTGGCCGCAAAGTCCAGGTTAGGTGTTACTACATTTCATAGACAATTTAAGCAGATCACCGGCTTAAGTCCTGTACAATTCCAAAAACAACTTAGATTACTCGAAGCAAGAAAACTTCTGGTTTATAGTGCTTACTCCGCATCCCGCGCCGCATTTGAAGTCGGATACGAAAGTGTAACTCAGTTCAATCGAGAATATTCCAGATTTTTCGGGGACTCTCCAGCCAGAGATGCTTCTCAGTTAAGAGAAAAAATAGCATTGACGAACTCCCGAAACTTATAA
- a CDS encoding histidine kinase: MAKSFKQLDAQLSEYILNRSRISVQSSRMNSKLEKYVLRILTEVLEKLGQTRYIEMLYTITKEMAINGVKANQKRVFFEDLGLDIRNLDHYDQGLAQFKQNFSEKMADEYGKRCLARGVFVKITVTYTSEGLVVEVVNNTPVIEIEESRMREKMKKAMEYNDIAEFYMDNMDNTEGAGLGIALIMILLKSENIDPNLFRIQTDVAETVARVEIPFTDNYVTIRSKEINQVGNNK; encoded by the coding sequence ATGGCAAAAAGTTTCAAACAATTAGACGCCCAGCTCTCCGAATACATCCTCAACCGCTCCCGCATCTCCGTTCAATCTTCCAGAATGAATTCCAAATTGGAAAAATACGTTTTGCGTATTCTAACGGAAGTTCTGGAAAAATTGGGCCAAACAAGATACATCGAAATGTTGTATACGATCACCAAAGAAATGGCGATCAACGGCGTTAAAGCCAACCAAAAGCGGGTTTTCTTCGAAGATCTGGGTTTGGATATCCGGAATCTAGATCACTATGACCAGGGTCTGGCTCAGTTCAAACAGAACTTCTCCGAAAAAATGGCCGACGAATACGGGAAACGTTGTCTAGCCAGAGGCGTTTTTGTCAAAATTACGGTAACCTATACTAGCGAAGGTTTGGTAGTCGAAGTAGTAAACAATACTCCTGTGATCGAGATCGAAGAATCTCGTATGAGGGAAAAAATGAAGAAGGCGATGGAATACAACGATATCGCCGAGTTCTATATGGATAATATGGACAATACTGAGGGAGCAGGTCTTGGGATCGCTCTTATCATGATCCTTCTCAAAAGTGAGAATATTGATCCGAACTTATTCAGGATCCAGACAGACGTCGCTGAAACTGTCGCTAGAGTAGAAATCCCTTTCACCGACAATTACGTAACCATTAGAAGTAAGGAAATCAACCAAGTTGGAAATAACAAATAA
- a CDS encoding A/G-specific adenine glycosylase gives MRASLKQKETDPQNYEFDPKTNLKLRNWFVQEKRELAFRKNRTPYSTWVSEIMLQQTRVAAMLPLYEKFMHRFPKPEDLAIAEEEEVFRYWQGLGYYSRAKNLLAGVRILVNEFGGKFPKTLGEALSLPGVGPYTARAILSISYNLPFAVLDGNAKRVLSRLFLFKESGPKADAALQRIADSFLNLESPGDHNEAVMELGARICIPKPLCTECPLQDDCLAYQNGIQESIPEMEKKKKEILLNIRFYILKTKQGILLVRYPERRFFKTIYSLPFLFEGKNPYEADPILDWNLKPTDLGIKFKHTITHHKIQGFVSEAELDQKSEKKILENFRKIRPSIEIKYCNWKNLETEFPSSIAKKIKQTLAKEGTILPGLEK, from the coding sequence ATGCGCGCGAGTCTGAAACAAAAGGAAACCGATCCTCAAAACTACGAATTCGATCCTAAAACGAATTTGAAGCTTAGAAATTGGTTCGTCCAAGAAAAAAGAGAACTCGCATTTCGAAAAAACAGAACTCCTTATTCTACTTGGGTGAGCGAGATCATGCTGCAACAAACAAGGGTTGCTGCAATGCTTCCTCTTTACGAAAAGTTTATGCATCGATTTCCAAAACCGGAAGATCTTGCGATCGCCGAAGAAGAGGAAGTATTTCGTTATTGGCAAGGACTCGGTTATTATTCCAGAGCCAAAAATCTTTTGGCTGGAGTTCGGATCTTAGTCAACGAGTTCGGCGGAAAATTCCCGAAAACCTTGGGAGAGGCACTTTCTCTTCCGGGTGTCGGACCTTATACTGCCCGAGCTATTCTTTCCATTTCTTATAACTTACCTTTCGCTGTTTTAGATGGAAACGCAAAAAGAGTTCTCTCCCGTTTGTTCTTGTTTAAAGAGTCCGGACCTAAAGCGGATGCTGCCTTACAAAGGATAGCTGATTCATTTTTAAATTTGGAATCTCCCGGAGACCATAATGAAGCAGTTATGGAATTGGGAGCTCGTATCTGTATTCCAAAACCTTTATGTACTGAATGTCCTCTACAGGATGATTGTTTGGCCTACCAAAACGGAATACAGGAAAGTATTCCGGAAATGGAAAAGAAAAAAAAGGAAATCCTTTTAAATATCCGTTTTTACATTCTGAAAACCAAACAAGGTATACTTCTTGTTCGTTATCCGGAGAGAAGATTTTTTAAAACGATCTATTCTTTGCCTTTTTTGTTCGAAGGAAAAAATCCTTACGAAGCTGACCCTATTTTGGATTGGAATTTAAAACCGACTGACCTTGGAATCAAATTTAAACACACGATTACTCATCATAAGATCCAAGGTTTTGTTTCCGAAGCAGAACTGGATCAAAAATCAGAAAAGAAGATCCTCGAAAATTTCCGCAAAATCCGTCCTTCCATAGAGATCAAATACTGTAATTGGAAAAATTTAGAGACTGAATTCCCTTCTTCTATCGCAAAAAAGATCAAACAGACCCTGGCTAAAGAAGGAACAATTCTGCCGGGTTTAGAAAAGTAA
- a CDS encoding ArsR/SmtB family transcription factor, with product MAAQKLDIKKTHLDSTIRGLKAVAHPDRLKILLHLSKKEHSVGELVDALGISQSAASQHLSKMKEAGYLGSKKVSNQVFYSIKDAKFKAFAKSLLQIFSK from the coding sequence ATGGCAGCCCAAAAGTTAGACATTAAAAAAACTCATCTGGATTCTACTATCCGCGGACTTAAAGCAGTAGCTCATCCTGATAGATTGAAAATTCTTCTCCATCTTTCTAAAAAAGAACACAGCGTAGGAGAACTTGTAGACGCACTTGGTATCAGCCAATCAGCTGCTTCCCAGCACCTTAGCAAAATGAAAGAAGCAGGATACTTAGGAAGCAAAAAAGTTTCCAATCAAGTATTCTACTCTATCAAAGACGCAAAATTTAAAGCATTCGCAAAATCTTTACTTCAGATCTTTTCTAAGTAA
- the rfaD gene encoding ADP-glyceromanno-heptose 6-epimerase, with product MEMKRVIVTGGAGLIGSNIVRLLNEQGISDILVVDHLGITSKWKNLRGLQYTDYSEKEEFLEKIQTTDILKDYSHIFHLGACSSTTETDASYLIRNNYEYTKILAEESLRRKIQFLYASSAATYGDGQFGYDDKAPIHSLKPLNMYGYSKHMFDLYALKKGFLDKITGVKYFNIFGFGEAHKGDMRSVVLKGYEQISSEGKLKLFKSYRPDYKDGEQKRDFLYVKDAAKISLYLLENRKFGLYNVGRGQAETWKSLASALFKAMGKPENIEYMEMPESLKAKYQYYTKAETQKLISSGYKEGFTDLETAIADYVDLIRKEEQ from the coding sequence ATGGAAATGAAACGAGTAATCGTTACCGGTGGAGCCGGACTGATCGGAAGTAATATAGTTAGACTTCTAAACGAGCAAGGGATTTCTGATATCCTCGTTGTAGACCATTTGGGCATAACATCCAAATGGAAAAACCTAAGAGGTTTGCAATATACGGATTATTCTGAAAAAGAGGAATTTTTAGAAAAAATCCAGACCACAGATATCTTAAAGGATTATTCTCATATCTTTCATTTGGGAGCTTGTTCTTCCACAACGGAAACGGACGCTTCTTATTTAATTCGAAACAATTATGAATATACTAAGATCTTAGCGGAAGAGTCATTACGTAGGAAGATCCAATTCTTATACGCTTCTTCTGCAGCCACTTATGGGGACGGGCAATTCGGATATGACGATAAGGCTCCGATCCATTCACTCAAACCTTTGAATATGTACGGATACTCCAAACATATGTTCGATCTATATGCCTTAAAAAAAGGATTCTTAGATAAGATCACTGGAGTGAAATATTTCAATATATTCGGATTCGGAGAGGCTCATAAGGGAGACATGAGGTCCGTAGTATTAAAAGGATACGAACAGATCTCTTCCGAAGGAAAATTAAAATTATTCAAGTCCTACCGCCCTGATTATAAGGATGGAGAACAAAAAAGGGATTTCCTCTACGTAAAGGATGCAGCCAAGATCAGTCTATATTTGTTAGAAAATCGTAAATTTGGTTTATATAATGTGGGAAGGGGACAGGCGGAGACCTGGAAATCGCTTGCTTCCGCATTATTCAAGGCGATGGGAAAACCGGAAAACATAGAATATATGGAGATGCCCGAAAGTTTAAAGGCAAAATACCAATATTATACAAAGGCCGAGACACAGAAACTGATCTCCAGCGGTTACAAGGAAGGATTTACTGATTTGGAAACTGCGATTGCGGATTACGTGGATTTGATCAGAAAAGAAGAACAATAA
- the recN gene encoding DNA repair protein RecN: MLQTITIRDFALIESAQIDLSKGLTAITGETGSGKSLLLDALSSLLGGKSSTMDIRTGSDKYCLEAEFDISQNSAVKTWMLEHGFPLNGSAIVIRKEFTRDGKTKIQINHSLSSAQVLRGLGEILSEVHNQNDQILLLDKAQQLDILDSFAGLHTLRGEVKEGFLTYKSLKKRLEELELSHADRNRKKEILQYQIEEIHTANLKQGEEEELSKEENLLVHGEKLAENLDIITGYLHESESSVLGIFPKVLAASDKIKVLNESLNEMDSALKEAYVTIREINTTAQDQKEEVFFSPERLSHVQSRLDLIQKLKKKYGNSVSEILETKKKAEDELAALEQNLDSKTSLEKEKKKAADKLTQACLQLSKSRREALNKFESKLKSELEVLGMRGAGLQVVLRWETSPEGEVEAQGKSYLVNEFGLDQAEFYFSPNPGEKPRPLRKIASGGEISRVMLAIKSVLGSNFDGKVLVFDEIDSGLGGEIASDVAKKLRTLSKTHQIILVTHLQQIAAAADHHLLVSKRLKEGRTVSETEFLGMEERTMELARMIAGQNISKGALHHAKELLKKKAV, encoded by the coding sequence ATGCTTCAAACAATTACAATTCGAGATTTCGCATTAATTGAATCCGCTCAAATCGACTTAAGTAAAGGGCTGACCGCGATCACTGGAGAGACAGGTTCCGGAAAATCCCTCTTATTGGATGCTCTTTCTTCCTTACTCGGAGGCAAGAGCAGTACTATGGATATCCGTACAGGCTCGGATAAGTATTGTTTAGAAGCGGAGTTCGATATTTCCCAAAATTCAGCGGTTAAAACATGGATGCTGGAACATGGATTTCCACTCAATGGGTCGGCGATCGTGATCCGAAAAGAGTTCACCCGAGATGGAAAAACAAAGATACAGATCAATCATTCACTTTCTTCCGCTCAGGTGCTTCGAGGCCTAGGAGAGATCCTATCCGAAGTTCATAACCAGAATGACCAGATCTTACTTTTGGACAAGGCACAGCAGTTGGATATCCTGGATAGTTTTGCCGGTCTGCATACACTCAGAGGAGAAGTAAAGGAAGGGTTCTTAACCTATAAAAGCCTCAAAAAAAGACTAGAGGAATTGGAACTGTCTCATGCGGACAGAAACCGCAAAAAAGAGATACTTCAATACCAGATAGAAGAGATCCATACTGCCAATTTAAAACAGGGCGAAGAGGAAGAACTGAGTAAGGAAGAGAACTTGCTCGTCCACGGAGAAAAACTCGCAGAGAATCTGGATATTATTACAGGCTATTTGCACGAAAGTGAATCTTCCGTTTTAGGGATTTTTCCCAAGGTGCTTGCCGCTTCTGATAAGATCAAAGTTTTGAATGAATCATTAAATGAAATGGATTCCGCTCTCAAGGAAGCATACGTTACGATCCGTGAGATCAATACTACCGCCCAGGACCAAAAGGAAGAGGTATTTTTCTCTCCGGAAAGATTATCCCATGTGCAGTCCAGACTGGATCTGATCCAAAAGCTTAAGAAAAAATATGGAAATTCTGTTTCTGAAATTTTAGAAACAAAGAAGAAGGCAGAAGACGAACTTGCAGCCTTAGAGCAGAACTTAGATTCTAAAACTTCCTTGGAAAAAGAAAAGAAAAAGGCGGCAGACAAATTGACACAGGCTTGTTTGCAGCTTTCCAAATCTAGAAGAGAAGCGCTGAACAAATTCGAGTCCAAACTCAAATCAGAATTAGAAGTTCTGGGAATGAGAGGAGCAGGGTTGCAGGTAGTACTTCGTTGGGAGACAAGCCCAGAAGGCGAAGTAGAAGCCCAAGGAAAATCCTATTTGGTAAACGAATTCGGATTGGACCAGGCAGAATTCTATTTCAGTCCGAACCCTGGAGAAAAGCCAAGACCTCTCCGTAAGATCGCTTCCGGGGGAGAGATTTCTAGAGTGATGTTGGCCATCAAAAGTGTACTTGGTTCCAATTTCGACGGAAAAGTTTTAGTTTTCGACGAGATTGACTCTGGTCTGGGCGGAGAGATCGCTTCGGATGTAGCAAAAAAACTCAGAACTCTTTCTAAAACTCACCAAATCATTTTGGTCACACATTTACAGCAGATTGCCGCTGCTGCAGACCATCATCTTCTTGTGAGTAAACGATTAAAAGAGGGAAGAACTGTCTCCGAAACTGAATTCCTAGGAATGGAGGAGAGAACGATGGAACTTGCGAGAATGATTGCGGGTCAAAATA
- a CDS encoding UbiD family decarboxylase — protein sequence MSIRSTSEFVKELSKKGELLEIKEEVDPVLEIAEIQRRVVSKRGPALLFSNVKGSKFSVATNLYGSENRIKIAFGEDPEKFIQKIAYTAKHLMPPTPKKVWEARSLAWTALKVGLRKVSKAPVLDSELKSLDELPALKSWPKDAGRFITLPLVYTESPKTGKGNLGMYRIQFHEPKLTGMHIQIHRGGGFHYSEAEAEGNALPAHIYVGGPPALTISAVAPLPEEISEFLLASLLLGERLKVIKNKKISPLPIVADADFALIGKIPPKIRRPEGPFGDHYGYYALKHDYPVFEVDKIYARKDAIWPATVVGRPPQEDHWIAEYLQHLLSPMFPIVMPQVKGIWAYEESGVHSLAAAIVKERYKKEAFMGALRILGEGQLSLTKFLIVTDQEVPLMDFKTTFIAALERFQPETDLHIFSNISQDTLDYTGPKVNEGSKAILLGVGPKTQKLKPKITSNLKNSRFKNPKVYCPGVLVVSGPKYKKGDGVLELLRKEAITQGFLFVFLVDDSGEATKSDHDFIWNVFTRFEPAADIYGDSKVVRNHISFQGPILVDARLKTWYPPVLEEDPKISKQVENRFGRLLDSL from the coding sequence ATGAGCATTCGATCCACTTCAGAATTCGTAAAAGAACTTTCTAAAAAAGGTGAACTTTTGGAGATCAAAGAAGAAGTAGATCCAGTCTTAGAGATCGCAGAAATCCAGAGAAGAGTAGTCTCCAAACGAGGACCTGCACTTCTATTTTCGAATGTAAAAGGATCCAAATTTTCCGTTGCCACTAATTTATACGGCTCGGAGAACCGGATCAAGATCGCATTTGGAGAGGATCCGGAAAAGTTTATTCAAAAAATTGCATATACTGCAAAACATCTTATGCCTCCCACTCCCAAAAAAGTATGGGAAGCAAGATCACTTGCCTGGACTGCTTTAAAAGTAGGTCTTAGGAAAGTTAGCAAGGCTCCTGTTTTGGATTCCGAGTTAAAGAGTCTAGATGAATTGCCTGCATTAAAATCCTGGCCTAAGGACGCAGGAAGATTTATCACTTTACCTTTGGTGTATACAGAAAGTCCCAAAACCGGAAAGGGAAATTTGGGAATGTATCGTATCCAATTCCACGAACCTAAACTCACAGGGATGCATATACAGATCCATCGAGGAGGAGGCTTTCATTATTCGGAGGCCGAAGCAGAAGGGAATGCGTTACCGGCTCATATCTATGTAGGAGGTCCGCCAGCACTTACAATTTCCGCTGTGGCTCCTTTGCCCGAAGAGATAAGTGAATTCCTTCTCGCTTCACTTTTGTTAGGTGAAAGACTCAAAGTGATTAAAAACAAAAAGATCAGTCCATTACCGATTGTTGCGGATGCAGACTTTGCGTTGATCGGAAAAATTCCTCCCAAGATCAGAAGACCAGAAGGACCTTTTGGAGATCATTACGGATATTATGCATTAAAACATGATTATCCAGTATTCGAAGTGGATAAAATTTACGCTCGTAAGGATGCAATTTGGCCTGCGACAGTTGTAGGACGTCCTCCGCAGGAAGACCATTGGATCGCAGAATATCTTCAGCATTTATTATCTCCTATGTTCCCGATTGTAATGCCTCAGGTAAAAGGAATTTGGGCCTATGAAGAGTCCGGAGTACATTCTTTAGCTGCCGCAATCGTAAAAGAAAGATACAAAAAAGAAGCATTCATGGGAGCCCTTAGGATTTTGGGAGAAGGACAATTATCTCTCACTAAATTCCTGATCGTAACCGACCAAGAAGTGCCTTTGATGGATTTTAAAACTACTTTCATAGCCGCACTAGAAAGATTCCAACCGGAGACAGACTTACATATCTTTTCCAATATTTCTCAAGATACTTTAGATTATACAGGACCGAAAGTAAACGAAGGAAGTAAGGCAATTCTACTGGGAGTCGGACCTAAAACCCAAAAACTAAAACCTAAGATCACCTCTAATCTTAAAAATTCTAGATTCAAAAATCCGAAAGTATATTGCCCTGGGGTATTAGTGGTTTCCGGACCGAAATACAAAAAAGGAGACGGTGTATTAGAGTTACTTCGTAAGGAAGCGATCACCCAAGGATTTTTATTTGTATTCTTAGTAGATGATTCTGGAGAAGCAACTAAATCCGATCACGATTTTATCTGGAATGTATTCACTCGATTTGAACCTGCAGCAGATATCTACGGAGATTCTAAGGTGGTTCGAAATCATATTTCTTTCCAGGGTCCTATTCTCGTGGATGCTAGATTAAAAACTTGGTATCCTCCTGTCCTGGAAGAAGATCCTAAAATCTCCAAGCAGGTGGAGAATAGATTTGGTAGACTTTTGGATTCATTATAA
- a CDS encoding SDR family NAD(P)-dependent oxidoreductase: MKVAIVTGASNGIGKNTAIELGKRGIGVILTYHSDKKGAEEVVKEVEKSGSKAVCLKLDLSQKSSFESFAELAKKNLEEIWKRKTFDYLVNNGGIGGGMPFTEITEEYFDHILNTNFKGPFFITQYLVKFIEDNGRIVNTSSSSSHGSFIGYSAYGASKAALTSWTKYLAKELSPRKIRVNAVSPGPVHTNLGGGVFDKHPEYIQPLADQTALGRIGSPDDIAKVIVNLLSDEFSWVTAQDLEVSGGFLL, encoded by the coding sequence ATGAAAGTAGCAATTGTCACTGGAGCAAGTAACGGGATCGGAAAAAATACCGCGATCGAATTAGGAAAACGAGGAATCGGAGTGATCCTTACTTATCATTCGGATAAAAAAGGGGCGGAAGAAGTTGTAAAAGAAGTGGAGAAGAGCGGTTCCAAAGCGGTTTGTCTAAAACTAGATCTAAGCCAAAAGTCTTCTTTTGAAAGTTTTGCTGAGCTTGCAAAAAAGAACCTGGAAGAGATCTGGAAAAGAAAAACTTTCGATTACTTGGTGAATAACGGAGGTATCGGAGGAGGGATGCCATTCACGGAAATCACGGAGGAATATTTCGATCATATATTGAACACGAATTTTAAAGGGCCATTTTTCATAACGCAATATCTTGTTAAATTTATAGAAGATAACGGAAGGATCGTGAATACTTCCAGTTCTTCTAGTCATGGATCTTTTATAGGATATTCTGCTTACGGAGCTTCTAAAGCGGCGTTGACCTCATGGACAAAGTATCTGGCAAAAGAACTTTCTCCAAGAAAGATCAGAGTGAACGCAGTCTCTCCCGGCCCAGTTCATACAAATCTGGGAGGAGGAGTCTTCGATAAACATCCAGAATATATCCAACCATTAGCGGATCAGACTGCGCTCGGAAGGATCGGAAGTCCGGACGATATTGCCAAGGTGATTGTAAATCTATTATCAGATGAATTCTCTTGGGTAACAGCACAGGACTTGGAAGTTTCGGGAGGATTTTTACTTTAA